CACCTGTTCGCCGACGGCAACTCGACGAAGACCTTCTCGGGAACACTGCAAGGGCCGAAGACCGGGGGCGTCTGCGACGACGTCTCGGTGGCCATCACCATCACGTACGTACCCGAGTGTGCGGTCGACCCTGACAACACGTGGCGTGTCTTCAACCCGTCGGACGAGACCATCGTCGTGACCTACAACGGCCTCACGCACTCGGCGACTCCCGGTTACTCGACGATCACCACGCCGCGCTCGATGGACCCCATCACCCTCACGTGGGGTGCCGATGAGTCGGGCATCAAGCCGGGAAGTGTTGTCGGAACACCCGGCGCCGACCTCACCGGTGAGGACGAGGAGTGCTACACGGCTCCCGATGTGACCAAGGTCGTCGGACAGTGCGCCTACTTCGAGGACGGCACCGCGGGTAACCGCACCGTCTCGATCACCTACGACAACACCGACAGCAACGTGCCCGTCACGTTCTCTCTCCAGGGCTTCGCGGGCGTCTACGACCGCACCGTCCCCGCTGGTGAGAGCGTCACGGTTGAGGCTCCCAACGTGCTCCCGGCCGGTGGGACGTACACCGTGACTGCTGCTGGTGAGACGTTCAATCTGGTGATCGAGCCGTGCCCGACGTTCGAGAAGCCGGAGCCCAAGGTCGAGCAGCGTCCGGTGGCATCCTTCGAGTGTGGCGACACCCAGGTGACGATCGTCACGACGACGTTCACCGCCGAGCCGGTGTTCAACACTGAGACGCTCGAGTGGGGTTGGGGTGAGTGGGTCGAGGGTGAGTCGGTGACGACGTACCGCGCCCCGCTGCCCGAGGAGATCTCCGAGGAGGGTTGTGCCATTGTCGTGACCGACCCGTCGGCCTCGACCTGCACCCCGAACGGTGCGACCGACCTCACGAGCTGGATCCGTGTCGAGCTGAACCCGAACGTGGAGTTCCGTATCGACGGTGAAATCGTCACGGCCGAGTTCACCTCGGTGACCGCCGGCGAGCACGAGGTAACGGCGACGGCCCTGAACGGCTACACGCTCGAGTCGGTCAACCCGGAGCCTGACTACTGGACCGGAACCTCGCACGCGTGGACGTTTACTGCGGTGGATGCTGCGGTCGACTGTGTTCCGACCCTCGCCGATGTGCTTCCGTCGTTCGACTACGAGCCGCTCACGTGTGACACGGACGGCAGCTTCACGATCGGTGCCGAGTTCGGTGACGTGTCGTGGACGGTCAACGGAACCGAGTACCCGCAGGGCACCTACCCGGTGACCGAGGCATCCACGGTCACGCTCGAGGCCTACCCGACGAACCCGGAGGACACCCTCAATGAGGCGTGGATCGACGAGCCGATCGTGTTGACCTTCGAGGAGCCTGCCAGCGGTTGTGGCTTCCCGCTCATTCCGAAGACCCCCGAGCAGCTTGCCTTCACCGGTGCTGCCGCCTCGGTGGGTATCGGTTGGGCCGGAGCGCTCGTCGTCCTGACCGGCCTCGGCCTGGTCATCCTGCGTCGCAAGGCATCCGCCAACTAACGCACGCAACACAGCGCACACGAGCCGCGGTGATCGGGAGACCGGTCCCCGCGGCTCGTGTGGTGTTGGGGCGTCGTACAGTAGCGGGATGACGCGGCTCACGCTCGAGCAGAAAGCTGCCCTCGTCGTGGGCAACGGCTACTGGACGACGGCGTCGGCTCCGGGCATCCCTCCCATCGTCATGGGTGACGGGCCGCACGGGCTTCGGACTCAACGCGAGACCGCGGACAACCTGGGCATCGGCGCGAGCCTCCCTGCGACCTGCTACCCACCAGCGGTGGGACTCGGGTCCAGTTGGAACAGGTCGCTCACCGAGCGGGTCGCCCGGGCCATCGCCGACGAGGCGATCGAGCAGGGTGTCGATCTTGTGCTGGGGCCGGGTGTCAACATCAAACGTTCGCCACTGTGCGGCCGCAACTTCGAGTACTTCTCCGAGGACCCCTACGTCAGCGGCCAGCTCGGCGCCGCGTGGGTGAGGGGCGCGCAGTCCCTCGGCGTTGGCGCATCCGTCAAACACTTCGCGGCCAACAACCAGGAGACCGCGCGCATGACGGTGAGCGCGGAGGTCGACGACCGAACCCTGCGCGAGATCTACCTGCCGGCCTTCGAGCACATCGTGCGAACGGAGAAGCCCGCGACGGTGATGTGCTCGTACAACCGCGTCAACGGTGTCGCCGCGGCGGAGAATTACTGGCTGCTCACCGAACTCCTCCGCGAGGAGTGGGGTTTCGACGGGCTCGTGCTCTCCGATTGGGGTGCCGTCGACAACGCGGTGCCCGCTCTCGAGGCTGGACTCGACCTCGAGATGCCCGGCCCCCAACGCGATTCGCGTGACGCGATCCTGGCCGCCGTGCGGTCGGGCGAGCTCGATGAGTCGGTACTCGACCGTGCCGTCGCCCGGCTGAGCTCACTCGTCGAGCACGTGCACTCCCGCGGCCACCGCGGCGACCACCTCTCGCTCGCCGAACGGCAGAGGCTGGCACGGGATGCCGCGATCGAATCGATCGTGCTGCTGCGCAACGAGCGAGGACTGCTGCCGCTTCGCCCCGGCACACGCGTTGCCGTCATCGGCGAATTCGCACGCACTCCCCGGTTTCAGGGCGCGGGAAGCTCCCAGGTGAACCCCACAAATGTCGAGGCTGCGCTGCCCGCCATGGAGCAACTCGCGGACGTCACCTTCTCACCCGGTTACTACCTCGACGAGCGTGACAACACCAGTCTCATCGAGGATGCCGTCCGTTCCGCCCGGGACGCCGACGTCGCTGTGCTCTTCATCGGGCTCCCGCCCATGGAGGAGTCAGAAGGGTTCGATCGCGACCACCTCGATCTGCCGGCCGACCAACTCGCGCTCATCGCTGCTGTCGCGGCAGCCACCGCCAACACGGTGGTCGTGTTGAGCAACGGCGGCGTCGTCACGGTGGAGCCGTGGCACGACTCGGTAGCGTCCATCGTGGAGGGCTGGCTCCTCGGGCAGGCCGGAGGCCCGGCGGTAGCCGACGTGCTGTTCGGGGTGGCCGCACCCTCGGGTCGCCTCGCGGAGAGCATCCCGTTCCGCCTTCAGGACAACCCGAGTTACCTCAACTTCCCGGGCGAGAACGACGTCGTGCGCTACGGCGAGGGGGTCTTCGTCGGCTACCGCTACTACGAGAGCGCCGAGGTCGCCGTGCGCTACCCGTTCGGGTTCGGGCTCGGCTACACCGATTTCGAGTTCAGCGACCTCGTCGCGACACGCAGTTCGGCGTCGGTTCGTGTCACCAACACGGGTGATCGCGCGGGCAGCCATGTCGTCCAGCTGTACGTAGCTCCGGCGCCATCGCACGTCTCTCGCCCGCGCCGTGAACTCAAGGGCTTCGAGAAGGTGACGCTCGGGCCCGGGGAGTCGGCCGTCGTCGACTTCGTGTTGGATTCGCGAAGCTTCGCCTACTGGGACACCCTCACGGGTGGTTGGCTCGTGCCCGGTGGCCAGTACTCGGTGGAGATCGGGCACAACGCTCGCGACATTGCCCTGCGCGCCGACGTTCGGTTGCCAGCGCCCCCTCCTCGGCGGTTGTCACTGGATTCGCGTGTGAGCGAGTTGATCGAGCATCCGGTGACGGGGCCCGTGCTGTCCTTCGCCATGCGCCGAGCGGAGAACGCGAACGAACTCGGCGGCAACCTCTTCGACATGGTCGCGACCGTGCCGGTGCGTCGACTGCTGCGGTTCCCCGGTGTTGGCGAGCAGATGCGTCAGTTGCCCCTGCTGCTGTCGCTCGCGAACAACCCCGTCATTCGCGCGGTAGCGAGCTGGTTCGGCAAGCGCAGACGCCCGTGAGGTGCCCAGTTCGGTGGGTGCAAATCGCCTGAGACCCACCGAAGTGGGCACCTCACGGAGGGGTGAGGGTTAGGCGGAGTGCTCTTGCGTATCGATGACGGATGTCACGGCGGGCCGCACGTCGAAGACCGCTGCGAGTCCGGCCTCGAACTCGTCGAGCCTTCCCTCCGCGGCGAGTTCTCGTGCTCGTACGGACGGACCGTGCACGAGCACACTCGCGAAGTGTTTGAGCGCCCGCTCCACTTCAGGTGACGCGGCGCGAGCTACCTCGTCCTCGAGCACGTCGAAGATGTGGGTGCGCAAGGCAACAACGGCGGGTTCGGCGGCCGTGTCGGCGGCGAACTGGTGTGCGGCATCCCGCACCATCGCCCGCGCGTCGTCGTGCGCGGTGAGTTGTTCGAGGGGGGCGTGGAGGCTGATGGTCTCGAGGTCGAGCATCTCGACCCCCGGCAGGAAGGCGACGGCGGGGTCGATATTGCGTGGCAGGCCCAGGTCGATCACGAGGCGCTGGCCACGACCCGGGAAGCGATCGACGCCGAGCACGATGTCGGCGGTGCACGTGATGATGACGTCCACCTCGAAGTCGTCGCTCACGGTGAGGCCGTACTTCGCGGCGAACGGAGCCCCACGGCCACTCGGCGAGTGCACGCGGATGTCCTCCGCACCGTGCTGCCGGAGGGCCGCGACCGTGGTCGCCGCGTACTGTCCCGTGCCCACGAGGAGCACCCGCATACGCGACCAGTCGTCGATGCGGCTGGACGCGAGTTCGAGCGCGAGGCGCACGAGCGAGCGCCCGGCACCCCCGACCGCGGTGCGGTTTTTGACGCCGCGACTGGTGTGGGTCGCGCGCTGGAACAGTCGCTCCAGGTCACGACTGGTTGTGCGGTCCCGCCGGGCACGCGAGAGGGCTCCGGCAACCTGGCCCGCGATCTCGTCTTCGCCGACGACGACGGATTCGAGGCCCGAGGTCACCGCGAAGAGGTGAGCCGCGACATCCGTTCCCTCGTGGACCTGCACGGATGCCCGCAACTCGGGCAGCGGAATCCCACTCGCATCGCTCAGTGCCTCGAGGAGCGACATGCTCGCGACGGCGGTCGCCGCCGTGAGTGGCTCATCGATGTCGAGGTAGGCCTCGAACCGGTTGCACGTGGCGAGCACCACAGCGCCGCTCACGAAGTCTGTGGCCGCGACGAGATCAATCGTCGTCTGCTCTGCCACCGTCGAGAGGCGGTCGAGGAGGTCGAAGGATGCGTTCTGGTGGTGGGAGCTCAGACACAGAAGCACTGACCCATGGTAACCCCGCTTCCGGGGTGCTCTCAGGCGCGCATGGCGACCCCGCGGCGCCAGTACCCCATGAAGGCGACCTGGCCGCGGTCGATTCCCAGACCCTTCACGAGGTGCCGTCGCAGCGTCGTGACGACACCGCTCTCGCCCGCGATCCAGAAGTAGCGGT
This genomic window from Antiquaquibacter oligotrophicus contains:
- a CDS encoding glycoside hydrolase family 3 C-terminal domain-containing protein codes for the protein MTRLTLEQKAALVVGNGYWTTASAPGIPPIVMGDGPHGLRTQRETADNLGIGASLPATCYPPAVGLGSSWNRSLTERVARAIADEAIEQGVDLVLGPGVNIKRSPLCGRNFEYFSEDPYVSGQLGAAWVRGAQSLGVGASVKHFAANNQETARMTVSAEVDDRTLREIYLPAFEHIVRTEKPATVMCSYNRVNGVAAAENYWLLTELLREEWGFDGLVLSDWGAVDNAVPALEAGLDLEMPGPQRDSRDAILAAVRSGELDESVLDRAVARLSSLVEHVHSRGHRGDHLSLAERQRLARDAAIESIVLLRNERGLLPLRPGTRVAVIGEFARTPRFQGAGSSQVNPTNVEAALPAMEQLADVTFSPGYYLDERDNTSLIEDAVRSARDADVAVLFIGLPPMEESEGFDRDHLDLPADQLALIAAVAAATANTVVVLSNGGVVTVEPWHDSVASIVEGWLLGQAGGPAVADVLFGVAAPSGRLAESIPFRLQDNPSYLNFPGENDVVRYGEGVFVGYRYYESAEVAVRYPFGFGLGYTDFEFSDLVATRSSASVRVTNTGDRAGSHVVQLYVAPAPSHVSRPRRELKGFEKVTLGPGESAVVDFVLDSRSFAYWDTLTGGWLVPGGQYSVEIGHNARDIALRADVRLPAPPPRRLSLDSRVSELIEHPVTGPVLSFAMRRAENANELGGNLFDMVATVPVRRLLRFPGVGEQMRQLPLLLSLANNPVIRAVASWFGKRRRP
- a CDS encoding glutamyl-tRNA reductase; translated protein: MLLCLSSHHQNASFDLLDRLSTVAEQTTIDLVAATDFVSGAVVLATCNRFEAYLDIDEPLTAATAVASMSLLEALSDASGIPLPELRASVQVHEGTDVAAHLFAVTSGLESVVVGEDEIAGQVAGALSRARRDRTTSRDLERLFQRATHTSRGVKNRTAVGGAGRSLVRLALELASSRIDDWSRMRVLLVGTGQYAATTVAALRQHGAEDIRVHSPSGRGAPFAAKYGLTVSDDFEVDVIITCTADIVLGVDRFPGRGQRLVIDLGLPRNIDPAVAFLPGVEMLDLETISLHAPLEQLTAHDDARAMVRDAAHQFAADTAAEPAVVALRTHIFDVLEDEVARAASPEVERALKHFASVLVHGPSVRARELAAEGRLDEFEAGLAAVFDVRPAVTSVIDTQEHSA